The proteins below are encoded in one region of Micromonospora sp. DSM 45708:
- a CDS encoding lantibiotic dehydratase: MSHLLPLGTTGWSVWRDVVLRTAGFPAAGLDRFGASGCAVAADALLAGASSAEVFDKTLGEAFAESSAVAGELAADPLLREAVTWQNPDMLIALDGLLRTDPQVRNVRRRKRELSLLRYWQRYCGKAETIGFFGPVCWGTFDPAVPGVRTEPGAALVRRRRVFFEAWALIAYADRLADDLAVRRWWAPARQPHLTVVGRELRWPLHPPIALTPVEARLLADADGRTPAVELAERLCAEGVVHGVDDVYLLLDRWVERGQLSWGANLPVAPDAEDVLAARIAAIGDEPVRAATAAEFDRLRAARDEVAAAAGDPDRLGAALAALNAGFTAVTGRPATRNSGQMYAGRTVCYEETARDLEFQVGAAVVDALAEPLAVVLRTARWFTVEVAERCAELFTELHDELATGDEPVRLADLWLLAQGTLIASDGPIARAGAELTRRWAELFDLRDLPAGQAELRVRAADLAGRVAELFPASGPGWPSARLHNPDVQLSAASPEAVERGDFLLVLGELHPATVAFDSAVLSPFHSDPAALRADLDADLGPVRLRVLWPESFPRRTTRTTYALTGPADRQLGIDTAHGADADRLFPATAVLVRRDGDRLTAVFPDGARWPLMEVFATLLGSLLLDAFKLFGAASHTPRITIDRLVVARRTWRTTAGACGLGGHADETARYLAVRRWRAATGLPERVFVKVGTEIKPCYVDLTGPLYAQSLCAMVDAALRTGPDVPVVVSELLPAPDEAWVPDARGRGYVSELRLQITDPAEHLGAHR, encoded by the coding sequence ATGAGCCACCTGCTGCCCCTGGGTACGACCGGCTGGTCGGTGTGGCGGGACGTGGTGCTGCGGACCGCCGGGTTCCCGGCCGCCGGCCTGGACCGGTTCGGCGCGTCCGGATGCGCGGTCGCCGCGGACGCGCTGTTGGCGGGCGCGAGCAGCGCCGAGGTGTTCGACAAGACGCTGGGTGAGGCGTTCGCCGAGTCCTCCGCGGTGGCCGGCGAACTCGCCGCCGACCCGCTGCTGCGCGAGGCGGTCACCTGGCAGAACCCGGACATGCTCATCGCGTTGGACGGCCTGCTGCGCACCGACCCGCAGGTGCGCAACGTGCGCCGCCGCAAGCGGGAGCTGAGCCTGTTGCGCTACTGGCAGCGCTACTGCGGCAAGGCGGAGACGATCGGCTTCTTCGGCCCGGTCTGCTGGGGCACGTTCGACCCGGCGGTGCCCGGCGTACGGACCGAGCCGGGCGCCGCGCTGGTGCGCCGCCGCCGGGTGTTCTTCGAGGCGTGGGCGCTCATCGCGTACGCCGACCGGCTCGCCGACGACCTGGCGGTGCGCCGCTGGTGGGCGCCGGCGCGGCAACCGCACCTGACCGTGGTCGGGCGGGAGCTGCGCTGGCCGCTGCACCCGCCGATCGCGTTGACGCCGGTGGAGGCCCGGCTGCTCGCCGACGCCGACGGGCGTACCCCGGCGGTGGAGCTGGCCGAGCGGCTGTGCGCCGAGGGCGTGGTGCACGGCGTCGACGACGTCTACCTGCTGCTGGACCGGTGGGTGGAGCGCGGCCAGCTGAGCTGGGGCGCGAACCTGCCGGTCGCCCCGGACGCGGAGGACGTGCTCGCCGCGCGGATCGCCGCCATCGGCGACGAGCCGGTGCGTGCCGCCACGGCGGCCGAGTTCGACCGGCTCCGCGCCGCCCGCGACGAGGTGGCCGCCGCGGCCGGCGACCCGGACCGGCTCGGCGCCGCGCTCGCCGCGCTCAACGCCGGGTTCACCGCCGTCACCGGCCGCCCGGCCACCCGCAACAGCGGGCAGATGTACGCCGGCCGCACGGTCTGCTACGAGGAGACCGCCCGTGACCTGGAGTTCCAGGTCGGCGCCGCGGTCGTCGACGCGCTCGCCGAGCCGCTCGCGGTGGTGCTGCGCACGGCCCGCTGGTTCACCGTGGAGGTCGCCGAGCGCTGCGCCGAGCTCTTCACCGAGCTGCACGACGAGTTGGCGACCGGCGACGAGCCGGTGCGGCTGGCCGACCTGTGGCTGCTGGCCCAGGGGACGCTGATCGCGTCGGACGGCCCGATCGCCCGGGCCGGCGCGGAACTCACCCGCCGGTGGGCCGAGCTGTTCGACCTGCGTGACCTGCCCGCCGGCCAGGCCGAGCTGCGGGTCCGTGCGGCGGACCTGGCCGGGCGGGTGGCGGAGCTGTTCCCGGCGTCGGGCCCCGGCTGGCCGTCGGCCCGGCTGCACAACCCGGACGTCCAGCTCAGCGCCGCGTCCCCGGAGGCGGTCGAGCGGGGCGACTTCCTGCTCGTGCTCGGCGAGCTGCACCCGGCCACGGTCGCGTTCGACAGCGCGGTGCTCAGCCCGTTCCACAGCGACCCGGCGGCGCTGCGCGCCGACCTCGACGCCGACCTGGGCCCGGTGCGGCTGCGGGTGCTCTGGCCGGAGAGTTTCCCCCGGCGCACCACCCGCACCACGTACGCGCTGACCGGCCCGGCGGACCGCCAGCTCGGCATCGACACCGCGCACGGCGCGGACGCCGACCGGCTGTTCCCGGCCACCGCGGTGCTGGTGCGGCGCGACGGCGACCGGCTCACCGCGGTCTTCCCCGACGGTGCCCGCTGGCCGCTGATGGAGGTCTTCGCCACGCTGCTCGGCTCGCTGCTGCTGGACGCGTTCAAACTGTTCGGCGCCGCGTCGCACACGCCCCGGATCACCATCGACCGGCTGGTGGTGGCGCGGCGTACCTGGCGCACCACGGCCGGCGCGTGCGGGCTGGGCGGCCATGCCGACGAAACCGCCCGCTACCTGGCGGTACGCCGCTGGCGGGCGGCCACCGGCCTGCCCGAGCGGGTGTTCGTCAAGGTCGGCACCGAGATCAAACCCTGCTACGTGGACCTGACCGGCCCGCTGTACGCGCAGTCGCTCTGCGCCATGGTGGACGCCGCGTTGCGCACCGGCCCGGACGTGCCGGTGGTGGTCTCCGAGCTGCTGCCGGCGCCCGACGAGGCGTGGGTGCCCGACGCCCGGGGCCGCGGCTACGTCAGCGAACTCCGCCTCCAGATCACCGATCCGGCCGAGCACCTGGGAGCACACCGGTGA
- a CDS encoding thioesterase domain-containing protein, giving the protein MNWFASTGSRPEAPVQLFCLPYAGAGASAFRHWPAAFGPDVEVLPVQLPGREKRISEDPHFTVAEVTDAIAARADRPYAIYGHSMGGRVGFDVVRELRRTGRPLPLRLYVGGARAPHITEPGGFIGLSRVSDDELLRRLSDGGGLPAEAFNHPELLELMLPLLRADFGRVDDYRHVPEDPLPVPIVAFGGDADAAVTREHTAAWGEHTAAGFTMHELSGGHFFLHDRLAEMAALIRADLAAAPGATTAAPGATTAAPGATTAAPGATTTAPGGLTTATGTSTTAPGVAAAGPGTSTARAGTPDAGPGPVRAVGRGTAGGAHRVPLGDTGWSVWRDAMLRTTGFPADGLTALSAPRAAAAADELLATGAGEDRFDAEFDEALRVGAARLSALAADPLLREAVTWQNRGALIALDGLVRGGPDAPRNVRRRDRERALLKYWQRYCGKNETVGFFGPACWVTVDPDQPEVARVNAGDRLTRRRWVWFESWALAAYADRVGADLAVRRWWPPMLRPHLTIRDRVVLRPGRPPLTLTPVEAALLRAADGRRHAAALVADPAIGLRRPEDGYALLDRLVERELITWDAALPVSPDAERVLAERIAAIGDEPARAAARAGFDRLRTARDAVATAAGDPESLRAALDALDATFTELTGVPAVRRAGQMYAGRTICYEDTARDLDVVFGAPLLAELAAPLDVLLRAARWLANALADAYLVVLRGLHDELRAESGGPVALADLWFLAQGLFWGGGERPVDAVAADFAARWAGLFGLDTLPAGTTDVRLGAADLAERIDAVFPGTRPSWSNAAMHSPDLQICATDEAALRRGDYTVVLGELHAAWSSFDCAVFTPSHPDVERLREALAADLGERRVRLLFPADWPRRTSRTAESLTGPTDRQLAFLDAPGAEPARVLPTVDLTVDEVAGELVCTASDGQRWPLAEIFAEAFSAHAVDGFKLVAAAPYTPRITVDRLVVARQTWRTTVGESGLATATGERQRFLAVRAWRRRLGLPEQVYVKLGTETKPCFVDLAAPGFAAMLCALVRAARVDGGDDVSLTVSEMLPDPTQAWVPDAAGRRYFSELRLHLTDTAVEDAR; this is encoded by the coding sequence GTGAACTGGTTCGCCTCCACCGGAAGCCGCCCCGAGGCGCCGGTGCAGTTGTTCTGCCTGCCCTACGCCGGTGCCGGCGCCAGCGCGTTCCGGCACTGGCCGGCCGCGTTCGGCCCCGACGTCGAGGTGCTGCCGGTGCAGTTGCCCGGCCGGGAGAAGCGGATCAGCGAGGACCCGCACTTCACCGTCGCCGAGGTCACCGACGCCATCGCCGCCCGGGCCGACCGCCCGTACGCCATCTACGGCCACTCGATGGGCGGCCGGGTCGGCTTCGACGTGGTTCGCGAGCTGCGCCGTACCGGCCGTCCGCTGCCGCTGCGGCTCTACGTCGGCGGCGCCCGCGCGCCGCACATCACCGAGCCCGGCGGCTTCATCGGGCTGTCCCGGGTCAGTGACGACGAGCTGCTGCGCCGCCTCAGCGACGGCGGCGGCCTCCCCGCCGAGGCGTTCAACCACCCGGAGCTGCTGGAGCTGATGCTGCCGCTGCTGCGCGCCGACTTCGGCCGGGTGGACGACTACCGCCACGTCCCGGAGGATCCGTTGCCGGTGCCGATCGTCGCGTTCGGCGGCGACGCGGACGCGGCGGTCACCCGCGAGCACACCGCCGCCTGGGGCGAGCACACGGCGGCCGGGTTCACCATGCACGAGCTGTCCGGCGGGCACTTCTTCCTGCACGACCGGCTCGCCGAGATGGCCGCGTTGATCCGGGCCGACCTGGCCGCAGCGCCCGGCGCCACGACCGCAGCGCCCGGCGCCACGACCGCAGCGCCCGGCGCCACGACGGCAGCGCCCGGCGCCACGACGACAGCGCCCGGCGGCCTGACCACCGCTACCGGCACCTCGACCACCGCGCCCGGCGTCGCTGCCGCCGGGCCCGGCACCTCGACCGCCCGCGCCGGAACCCCGGACGCGGGTCCGGGCCCGGTGCGCGCCGTCGGCCGCGGGACCGCCGGCGGTGCGCACCGGGTGCCGCTCGGGGACACCGGGTGGTCCGTGTGGCGCGACGCGATGCTGCGGACCACCGGCTTCCCCGCCGACGGGCTGACGGCGCTGAGCGCGCCCCGGGCCGCCGCCGCCGCCGACGAGCTGCTGGCCACCGGCGCCGGCGAGGACCGGTTCGACGCGGAGTTCGACGAGGCGCTGCGCGTCGGCGCCGCGCGGCTCAGCGCGTTGGCCGCCGACCCGCTGCTGCGCGAGGCGGTCACCTGGCAGAACCGGGGCGCCCTGATCGCCCTGGACGGGCTGGTGCGCGGCGGCCCCGACGCGCCCCGCAACGTGCGGCGGCGGGACCGGGAGCGGGCGCTGCTGAAGTACTGGCAGCGCTACTGCGGCAAGAACGAGACGGTCGGGTTCTTCGGGCCGGCCTGCTGGGTCACCGTCGACCCCGATCAGCCGGAAGTTGCCCGGGTCAACGCCGGTGACCGGCTCACCCGGCGACGCTGGGTGTGGTTCGAGTCCTGGGCGCTGGCCGCGTACGCCGACCGGGTCGGCGCGGACCTGGCGGTCCGCCGCTGGTGGCCGCCGATGCTCCGGCCGCACCTGACGATCCGGGACCGGGTGGTGCTCCGGCCCGGCCGCCCGCCGTTGACGCTGACCCCGGTCGAGGCGGCGCTGCTGCGTGCCGCCGACGGCCGCCGCCACGCCGCCGCCCTGGTCGCCGACCCGGCGATCGGCCTGCGCCGGCCGGAGGACGGCTACGCGCTGCTCGACCGGCTGGTGGAACGGGAGCTGATCACCTGGGACGCGGCGCTGCCGGTGAGCCCGGACGCGGAGCGGGTGCTGGCCGAGCGGATCGCGGCGATCGGCGACGAGCCGGCCCGCGCCGCCGCCCGCGCCGGCTTCGACCGGCTGCGTACCGCCCGCGACGCGGTGGCCACGGCGGCCGGCGACCCGGAGTCGCTGCGGGCCGCGCTGGACGCCCTCGACGCCACGTTCACCGAGCTGACCGGCGTGCCGGCGGTACGCCGCGCCGGCCAGATGTACGCCGGCCGCACCATCTGCTACGAGGACACCGCCCGCGACCTGGACGTGGTCTTCGGCGCCCCGCTGCTGGCCGAGCTGGCCGCCCCGCTGGACGTGCTGCTGCGCGCCGCCCGCTGGCTGGCCAACGCGCTCGCCGACGCCTACCTGGTGGTGCTGCGCGGCCTGCACGACGAGCTGCGCGCCGAGTCCGGCGGCCCGGTGGCGCTGGCCGACCTGTGGTTCCTGGCCCAGGGCCTGTTCTGGGGCGGCGGCGAACGGCCGGTCGACGCGGTCGCCGCCGACTTCGCCGCCCGGTGGGCCGGCCTGTTCGGCCTGGACACGCTGCCCGCCGGCACCACCGACGTGCGGCTAGGCGCGGCCGACCTGGCCGAGAGGATCGACGCGGTCTTCCCCGGCACCCGGCCGAGCTGGTCGAACGCCGCCATGCACAGCCCCGACCTGCAGATCTGCGCCACGGACGAGGCGGCGCTGAGGCGCGGCGACTACACCGTGGTGCTCGGCGAGCTGCACGCCGCCTGGTCCTCGTTCGACTGCGCGGTCTTCACCCCGTCGCACCCGGACGTCGAGCGGCTGCGCGAGGCGCTCGCGGCGGACCTGGGCGAGCGGCGGGTCCGGTTGCTGTTCCCGGCCGACTGGCCGCGCCGCACCAGCCGTACCGCCGAGTCGCTGACCGGCCCGACCGACCGGCAGCTCGCCTTCCTCGACGCGCCCGGCGCGGAGCCGGCCCGGGTGCTGCCCACCGTGGACCTCACCGTCGACGAGGTGGCCGGCGAGCTGGTCTGCACCGCCTCGGACGGGCAGCGGTGGCCGCTCGCCGAGATCTTCGCCGAGGCGTTCAGCGCGCACGCCGTGGACGGCTTCAAACTGGTCGCCGCCGCGCCGTACACGCCGCGGATCACGGTGGACCGGCTGGTGGTGGCGCGGCAGACCTGGCGGACCACGGTCGGGGAGAGCGGCCTGGCCACCGCCACCGGTGAACGGCAGCGGTTCCTGGCCGTCCGCGCCTGGCGTCGCCGGCTCGGGCTGCCCGAGCAGGTCTACGTCAAGCTCGGCACCGAGACCAAGCCGTGCTTCGTGGACCTGGCCGCACCCGGGTTCGCCGCCATGCTCTGCGCGTTGGTGCGCGCCGCCCGGGTCGACGGCGGCGACGACGTCTCGCTCACGGTCAGCGAGATGCTGCCCGACCCGACGCAGGCCTGGGTGCCGGACGCGGCCGGCCGCCGCTACTTCAGCGAGCTGCGCCTGCACCTCACCGACACCGCAGTGGAGGACGCGCGATGA
- a CDS encoding AMP-binding protein, translating to MAETMIINRFGAVAAVHGGRPALLGETHEVGYAELAETAGGYAAVLVAAGFRPGDRIALLTAHGAPTVAAMLGTLAAGCAYVPLDPGFPVARLRHMVAAAGVTALACAAEHRELALTLADGRVVVPLDEVPPAPLRPVPVDPDALAYVLFTSGSTGVPKAVGQTHRNLAHVVDNQIDALAVGPADRLSLLASFSFDAAIPDLYPALLTGAAVVPVDLRRHGLAYAVEQLDRHGVTVLHCTPTVYRFLLDTLDDRRLTTVRAVLLGGEQATWTDAARGRDRFAPDCVLVNGYGATEMTFAARHVLPLSEVDPAAVGPLPVGTAFPGYRLDLAPDTGEIVVRSRHLAPGYLNQDSDRFALVADGTRSYRTGDLGARLPGGELVCLGRLDRQVKVRGHRVELTEIETVLAAQPGVAGVRAIARDGELLAYARPAGARPDPAALRAALAAALPDYAVPRAVVVVDEFPLTVSGKIDERALPDPVAEVPAGAAPATDTERAVHDIWCAVLGRPAVGRTDSFFDVGGQSLLLGRVQQRIAERFGVRLPMLRLFDHPTVAAQAALLDAPPEAVRAPVLPAPAAPVSASREYTGDEIAVVGIAGRFPGAPDVATFWWNLCTGVDSVHDHTDEELAALGVGPRLRADPRHVRAAGRLDGVADFDAEFFSFGADEAARTDPQHRLFLETAWEALEDAGHDPQRFPGLVGVYSSTSANRYFLFHLMDNPAVVGDVDPDDWEARLVGRQFTDHLPGQVAYRLGLTGPALAVQSACSSSLVAVCLAAQSLADYQCDLALAGGSTVMWPRHRATPGGLASPDGRCRAFDEAADGSGFGSGAGVVALRRLADAQADGDRIYAILPGWAVTNDGPDRAGFAVPGPAGQAAAVANALATAEVAPGEVRLVEGHGSGTPLGDAIEVAALHEVYAGAAPAETCALGSVKTNIGHLDAAAGVAGLIKTVLAVRHGVIPPNLHFTRPHPEIDLTAGPFYVPTKARDWPDGGRRVAGVSAFGLGGTNAHVVVEQPPPVEPADPPGEGPWLLPVSARTPAALRAALVRLRTHLAGTAPALPDVAATLALGRRPFAHRAAVVAADLPAALTALDVLLDTDARIAGDTGPLRETAADWVAGHDIDWDALHPAGTVRRTGLPTYPFQRRRHWIDPVQRGPR from the coding sequence ATGGCAGAGACGATGATCATCAATCGTTTCGGCGCGGTCGCAGCGGTCCACGGTGGCCGTCCGGCACTTCTCGGCGAGACCCACGAGGTCGGTTACGCCGAGCTGGCCGAGACGGCCGGGGGGTACGCGGCCGTGCTCGTCGCCGCCGGTTTCCGGCCCGGCGACCGCATCGCGCTGCTCACCGCACACGGCGCGCCGACCGTCGCCGCCATGCTCGGCACGCTGGCCGCCGGCTGCGCGTACGTGCCGCTGGACCCGGGTTTCCCGGTCGCCCGGCTGCGACACATGGTCGCCGCCGCCGGCGTCACCGCCCTGGCCTGCGCCGCCGAGCACCGTGAGCTGGCCCTGACGTTGGCCGACGGACGCGTCGTGGTGCCCCTGGACGAGGTGCCGCCGGCCCCGCTGCGCCCGGTGCCGGTCGACCCCGACGCGCTGGCGTACGTGCTGTTCACCTCCGGCTCCACCGGCGTGCCCAAGGCGGTCGGGCAGACCCACCGCAACCTGGCCCACGTCGTCGACAACCAGATCGACGCGCTCGCCGTCGGCCCGGCCGACCGGCTCAGCCTGCTCGCCTCGTTCAGCTTCGACGCCGCCATCCCGGACCTCTACCCGGCGCTGCTCACCGGTGCCGCGGTCGTCCCGGTCGACCTGCGCCGGCACGGCCTGGCGTACGCGGTGGAGCAGCTCGACCGGCACGGCGTCACCGTGCTGCACTGCACGCCGACCGTCTACCGCTTCCTGCTCGACACGCTCGACGACCGGCGGCTGACCACCGTGCGCGCGGTGCTGCTCGGCGGCGAGCAGGCCACCTGGACCGACGCGGCACGCGGTCGGGACCGCTTCGCCCCCGACTGCGTGCTGGTCAACGGCTACGGGGCCACCGAGATGACGTTCGCGGCCCGGCACGTGCTGCCGCTGTCCGAGGTGGACCCGGCCGCGGTCGGGCCGCTGCCGGTCGGCACCGCGTTCCCCGGCTACCGGCTCGACCTCGCCCCGGACACCGGCGAGATCGTGGTCCGCAGCCGGCACCTCGCCCCCGGCTACCTCAACCAGGACAGCGACCGGTTCGCCCTGGTCGCCGACGGCACGCGGTCGTACCGCACCGGCGACCTCGGCGCGCGGCTGCCCGGCGGGGAACTGGTCTGCCTGGGCCGGCTCGACCGGCAGGTGAAGGTGCGCGGGCACCGGGTGGAGCTGACCGAGATCGAGACCGTGCTCGCCGCCCAGCCCGGCGTGGCCGGCGTCCGCGCCATCGCCCGCGACGGCGAACTGCTGGCGTACGCCCGGCCGGCCGGCGCCCGTCCCGACCCGGCGGCGCTGCGCGCGGCACTCGCCGCCGCGTTGCCCGACTACGCCGTGCCGCGCGCGGTGGTCGTGGTCGACGAGTTCCCGCTCACCGTCAGCGGAAAGATCGACGAGCGGGCGCTGCCCGACCCGGTCGCCGAGGTGCCCGCCGGGGCGGCGCCGGCCACCGACACCGAACGCGCCGTGCACGACATCTGGTGCGCGGTGCTGGGCCGCCCGGCGGTCGGCCGCACCGACAGCTTCTTCGACGTGGGCGGGCAGTCGCTGCTGCTGGGCCGGGTGCAGCAGCGGATCGCCGAACGGTTCGGCGTCCGGCTGCCGATGCTGCGCCTGTTCGACCACCCGACCGTGGCCGCCCAGGCGGCGCTGCTCGACGCGCCGCCGGAGGCGGTCCGCGCCCCGGTGCTGCCCGCGCCCGCCGCGCCGGTCAGCGCGTCCCGCGAGTACACCGGCGACGAGATCGCGGTGGTCGGGATCGCCGGCCGCTTCCCCGGCGCGCCGGACGTGGCGACGTTCTGGTGGAACCTGTGCACCGGGGTCGACTCCGTGCACGACCACACCGACGAGGAGTTGGCCGCGCTCGGCGTCGGGCCCCGGCTGCGCGCCGACCCCCGGCACGTCCGCGCCGCCGGCCGGCTCGACGGGGTGGCCGACTTCGACGCCGAGTTCTTCTCCTTCGGCGCCGACGAGGCCGCCCGCACCGATCCGCAGCACCGGCTCTTCCTGGAGACCGCGTGGGAGGCGCTGGAGGACGCCGGGCACGACCCGCAGCGCTTCCCGGGGCTGGTCGGCGTCTACTCGTCCACCTCGGCCAACCGCTACTTCCTGTTCCACCTCATGGACAACCCGGCCGTGGTCGGCGACGTCGACCCGGACGACTGGGAGGCGCGACTGGTCGGCCGGCAGTTCACCGACCACCTGCCCGGACAGGTCGCCTACCGGCTCGGCCTGACCGGGCCGGCGCTGGCCGTGCAGAGCGCCTGCTCCAGCTCCCTGGTCGCGGTCTGCCTGGCCGCGCAGAGCCTCGCCGACTACCAGTGCGACCTGGCGCTGGCCGGCGGGTCCACGGTCATGTGGCCCCGGCACCGGGCCACGCCGGGCGGGCTCGCCTCGCCCGACGGACGGTGCCGCGCCTTCGACGAGGCCGCCGACGGCTCCGGGTTCGGCTCCGGCGCGGGCGTGGTCGCGTTGCGCCGGCTCGCCGACGCGCAGGCCGACGGCGACCGGATCTACGCGATCCTGCCCGGCTGGGCGGTCACCAACGACGGCCCGGACCGGGCCGGCTTCGCGGTGCCCGGCCCGGCCGGGCAGGCCGCCGCCGTGGCCAACGCGCTCGCCACCGCCGAGGTCGCCCCCGGCGAGGTCCGCCTCGTCGAGGGGCACGGCAGCGGCACGCCGCTCGGCGACGCCATCGAGGTGGCCGCGCTGCACGAGGTGTACGCCGGCGCCGCGCCGGCCGAGACGTGCGCGCTCGGCTCGGTGAAGACCAACATCGGCCACCTCGACGCCGCCGCCGGCGTCGCCGGGCTGATCAAGACCGTGCTCGCCGTCCGGCACGGCGTGATCCCGCCGAACCTGCACTTCACCCGTCCGCACCCGGAGATCGACCTGACCGCCGGCCCGTTCTACGTGCCCACCAAGGCCCGGGACTGGCCGGACGGCGGACGCCGGGTGGCCGGGGTGAGCGCGTTCGGCCTGGGTGGCACGAACGCGCACGTGGTGGTGGAACAGCCGCCGCCGGTCGAGCCGGCCGACCCGCCGGGGGAGGGGCCGTGGCTGCTGCCGGTCTCCGCGCGTACCCCGGCGGCGTTGCGGGCCGCGCTGGTCCGGCTGCGGACCCACCTGGCCGGCACCGCGCCGGCGCTGCCCGACGTGGCCGCCACGCTGGCGCTCGGCCGCCGCCCGTTCGCGCACCGGGCGGCGGTGGTCGCCGCCGACCTGCCCGCCGCGCTGACCGCGCTGGACGTGCTGCTCGACACCGACGCCCGGATCGCCGGTGACACCGGCCCGCTGCGCGAGACGGCCGCCGACTGGGTGGCCGGGCACGACATCGACTGGGACGCCCTGCACCCCGCGGGCACGGTCCGGCGTACCGGGCTGCCCACCTACCCGTTCCAGCGCCGCCGGCACTGGATCGACCCCGTGCAGAGAGGTCCGCGGTGA
- a CDS encoding DUF2267 domain-containing protein, which translates to MRFPLFVDAVARRAELPTDDAATISRAVLQTLAERITADESADLAAQLPDDVGGYLAAADGPPATGAAVDFLYRVAERAAVDPAVAEVGTRAVLATLRETVTVGEFQDLVAQLPRGFDAMVDPLPRPPYDV; encoded by the coding sequence ATGCGGTTTCCGCTGTTCGTCGACGCGGTGGCGCGTCGCGCCGAGCTGCCCACCGACGACGCGGCGACGATCTCCCGCGCGGTGTTGCAGACCCTCGCCGAGCGGATCACCGCCGACGAGTCGGCCGACCTGGCCGCCCAGCTCCCCGACGACGTCGGCGGCTACCTCGCGGCGGCGGACGGTCCGCCGGCGACCGGGGCCGCGGTGGACTTCCTCTACCGGGTGGCGGAGCGGGCCGCGGTGGATCCGGCGGTCGCCGAGGTGGGCACGCGGGCGGTGCTCGCCACGCTGCGCGAGACGGTCACGGTCGGCGAGTTCCAGGATCTGGTGGCGCAGCTCCCCCGGGGATTCGACGCGATGGTGGACCCTCTTCCCCGTCCGCCGTACGATGTCTGA